The nucleotide window GCCCTCAAAAAATTCAATCTTCTGTTCCGGTTTCAGGGTAACGATGGCCTTCTTCCAATCCGAACGTTTACCGACGTTACGTCCCACCCGTTTCTCTTTTCCTTTCACGCTCAGAGTCCTTACACCCTGGACCTTTACATTGAAAAGTGTTTCTACCGCCTTTTTGATCTCAACCTTATTCGCTTGACGATCAACAGCAAAAGCATACTGATTATATGATTCTTTCGCCTCTATGGTTTTTTCTGTCAACAGGGGGTAGCGGATCAAATCATAATAAGATGACTTATTCATTATTCCAAAGCTCCTTGAATCCTGGCCAAAGCAGCAGCTGAAATCATCAGCGTATCATGTTTGAGCAGATCATAGACATTAACCCCGGGAGAACCAACCGCCATGACTTTAGGCAGATTGCGGGCCGACAACAACAGATTTCGATTTTCATCACAGACCAGCATGGCACTTGCACATTCAAAAGCGGTCAACAGTTCCGCCACTTTTCTGGTCTTAATCTCTTCCAGGTCAA belongs to Pseudomonadota bacterium and includes:
- the rplW gene encoding 50S ribosomal protein L23 is translated as MNKSSYYDLIRYPLLTEKTIEAKESYNQYAFAVDRQANKVEIKKAVETLFNVKVQGVRTLSVKGKEKRVGRNVGKRSDWKKAIVTLKPEQKIEFFEGM